GCCGCGCTGCTGGCCGTCGGCTACCACCTCGACGAGCTGCCCAACGACATCACCAAGGAGACGAAGGCCGCCTTCGAGCCGACCATCGACTACGTCGTCACCAAGGTCCCGCGCTTCGCCTTCGAGAAGTTCCCCGGCGCCCCCGACGACCTCGGCACCCAGATGCGCTCGGTGGGCGAGGTGATGGCCATCGGCCGCACCTTCAAGGAGTCGCTCCTCAAGGCCGTGCGCTCTCTCGAGCTGGACGTGCGCTCCGGCACCGCGGCGCTCACAGACGCCGCCCTGGAGGGGCTGCTGCGCCCGAACCCGCGCCGCCTGGCGGCGGTCCTCGAGCTGCTGAGGCGAGGACGCTCGGTGCAGGCGCTGCACCGGTCGACGGGCATCGACCCCTGGTTCCTGTCGCAGCTCGCCGAGGTCGTCGCCGCCGAGCAGGAGGTGCGCCGGGCGGGCGACCCGCACGGCTGGGGCTGGGAGCTGTGGCGCGAGGTCAAGCGCCTCGGCTTCTCGGACGGCGACGTCGCCGAGCTCACGGGCACGCCCGCCGCCGAGGTCAGGCGCCTGCGGCTGGCGAAGGGCCAGGCGCCCGTCTACAAGACCGTCGACACCTGCGCCGCCGAGTTCGAGGCCTACACGCCCTACCTCTACTCCACCTACGAGTGGGAGGACGAGGCGCCGCCGACCGACAGGAAGAAGGTCGTGATACTGGGCTCGGGCCCGAACCGCATCGGGCAGGGCGTCGAGTTCGACTACGCCACCGTGCACGCCGTCTGGGCGCTGCAGGAGGCCGGGTTCGAGACGGTCATGGTGAACTCGAACCCCGAGACCGTCAGCACCGACTACGACACCGCCGACCGCCTCTACTTCGAGCCGCTGACCCTCGAGGACGTCCTCAACGTCATCGAGCACGAGAAGCCCGACGGCGTGATCGTCCAGCTCGGCGGCCAGACGCCGCTGAAGCTGGCGCGTGGCCTCGAGGCGGCCGGCGTGCCCATCTGGGGCACGTCCGCGTCGGCGATCCACGCCGCCGAGGACCGCGACGCCTTCCACGCCCTCTGTCGGCGCCTGGGCATCCCACAGCCCGAGGGCGGCGTCGCCGAGAGGCCCGAGGAGGCCGCGGCGCTCGCCGCGCGCATCGGCTACCCGGTGATGGTGAGGCCCAGCTACGTGCTGGGCGGACGGGCGATGCAGGTCGTGCGCTCCGCGGCGGAGCTGGAGAGGTACCTGCGCGA
This window of the Trueperaceae bacterium genome carries:
- the carB gene encoding carbamoyl-phosphate synthase large subunit — its product is MPRREDIHKILIIGSGPIVIGQAAEFDYSGTQACKALRAAGFEVVLVNSNPATIMTDPDVADRTYVEPLTPEFVAEVIRVERPDALLPTLGGQTALNLAARLHEEGALEEHGVRLIGANYAAIQKGEDRQLFQEAMARIGLKTPAGRMVTSLAEALEFVEAIGYPAIVRPSFTLGGTGGGIARERDEFVRVVRQGLHDSPVGSVLIEQSVLGWKEYELEVMRDSNDTVVIICSIENLDPMGVHTGDSITVAPAQTLSDKEYQRLRDAAIAIIREIGVDTGGSNIQFAVDPDSGDVIVIEMNPRVSRSSALASKATGYPIAKIAALLAVGYHLDELPNDITKETKAAFEPTIDYVVTKVPRFAFEKFPGAPDDLGTQMRSVGEVMAIGRTFKESLLKAVRSLELDVRSGTAALTDAALEGLLRPNPRRLAAVLELLRRGRSVQALHRSTGIDPWFLSQLAEVVAAEQEVRRAGDPHGWGWELWREVKRLGFSDGDVAELTGTPAAEVRRLRLAKGQAPVYKTVDTCAAEFEAYTPYLYSTYEWEDEAPPTDRKKVVILGSGPNRIGQGVEFDYATVHAVWALQEAGFETVMVNSNPETVSTDYDTADRLYFEPLTLEDVLNVIEHEKPDGVIVQLGGQTPLKLARGLEAAGVPIWGTSASAIHAAEDRDAFHALCRRLGIPQPEGGVAERPEEAAALAARIGYPVMVRPSYVLGGRAMQVVRSAAELERYLR